Genomic DNA from Calditrichota bacterium:
TGTCTGAAGAGGTGTTGGGAGATGGAGCAGAAGCAGCGGCTGTTGAGCTATCAGCGGAACGAGCTCACCGAGCATGAGGTCTACAAGCGGTTGGCGCGAGGTGCATCGCCGGAGAATCGGCAAGTGCTCGCGTCCATTGCCGCGGATGAGCTCCGCCACTACCGGGAGTGGCAGAAGCTGAGTGGCCAGGAGGTCAAGCCGCGCTGGTTGCAGGTGGGGCTGTTCGTGCTCATCGGCCGCCTGCTCGGTCTGACCTTTGCCCTGAAGTTGATGGAGAAAGGAGAACGCTTGGCGCAGGTTGCCTACGGCCAGATATCCCAGGAGCTGAGCATCGCGGAGACCATGCACCGCGAGGAAGAGGCGCACGAGGCGGCACTGCTGGCGCTTCTCAACGAGAAGCACCTCCACTACGTGGGGGCCATTGTCCTGGGCTTGAACGATGCACTGGTGGAGCTGACCGGTGGTCTCGCAGGTCTGACGTTGGCCTTGCAACGCACGCGCCTGGTGGCGCTCTCCGGCACGGTGGTAGGGCTTGCGGCTGCCATGTCCATGGCCGCCTCGGTCTACCTTTCGGCCAAGGCAGAAGCGGATGGCAAAGAGCCGGTGCGCTCTGCCGCCTACACCGGGATGGCCTA
This window encodes:
- a CDS encoding VIT1/CCC1 transporter family protein, with translation MEQKQRLLSYQRNELTEHEVYKRLARGASPENRQVLASIAADELRHYREWQKLSGQEVKPRWLQVGLFVLIGRLLGLTFALKLMEKGERLAQVAYGQISQELSIAETMHREEEAHEAALLALLNEKHLHYVGAIVLGLNDALVELTGGLAGLTLALQRTRLVALSGTVVGLAAAMSMAASVYLSAKAEADGKEPVRSAAYTGMAYVITVAVLVMPFFLLGKAFVALGVALAASVLIVASFTFYTAVALDRPFARQFVEMAAISLGVAAASFGVGYVARALLGVEV